A genome region from Rhizobium sp. ACO-34A includes the following:
- a CDS encoding Fe3+-hydroxamate ABC transporter permease FhuB produces the protein MAKPFERGPGNPYALPLSVLLAGALGIPLAFDNLQRVLPASEWLAALSAGQPGSAQELLFVWAALPRLAVAFLCGAALSLSGLIFQQALRNPLAEPTTLGTSAGAQTALLAALVWAPGLLGLGQSLIAIAGAAAATAAVFAICAGAGRSPISIILAGLVVNLTLGTICAIIILLYPERSEDLVQWQTGRLEQTSWTPALGLALCLLFGWIIVAFLCRPLRLLELNDAVATSLGMKPAWLRGISLAVAIVVAGSVVATVGTIGFVGLAVPALARALGARDLRSLLLWAPLFGGALLVLADQVVQLPALANGQLPTGIFASFLGAPVLLLLLSRGKSGALRSPQQQTAIRRVRIGAKHLLVIITSLVALIVISLSLGRGPSGWEWSTDIELITHWRVVRVVASLLAGVLLGISGVLVQRVTANPMASPEVIGISSGATLGAVTLLFVSTSFTSGDLLAACATGALLVTLAIVAIGRRAGFAPDRIILIGIALSTIAGTISAFVIAMGGPARGLLLSWFSGSTYRVTQDQATLVAILATLALLVVPLFNRPLELLGLGEESARALGLRVPGARGAIILLSAIATAGATIIVGPASFVGLLAPHMVRQFGVGRALPQIFASALAGGALMLVADWLGRTLIFPWQMPAGLLTALIGGPLFLYSMRQRR, from the coding sequence ATGGCAAAGCCATTCGAGCGCGGTCCGGGAAATCCCTATGCTCTCCCCCTGTCGGTCCTTCTGGCCGGCGCTCTGGGCATACCGCTGGCGTTCGATAATCTGCAACGCGTCCTGCCGGCTTCCGAGTGGTTGGCCGCCCTCTCGGCAGGACAGCCGGGATCAGCGCAGGAACTGCTCTTCGTCTGGGCTGCGTTGCCGCGACTTGCCGTCGCCTTTCTCTGCGGAGCGGCCCTGTCGTTATCCGGCCTGATTTTCCAGCAAGCCCTCCGCAATCCCCTGGCCGAACCGACGACCCTCGGAACATCGGCAGGCGCTCAAACCGCCCTGCTCGCGGCGCTGGTCTGGGCTCCCGGCCTGCTCGGCCTCGGCCAGAGCCTGATCGCAATAGCGGGGGCAGCCGCTGCAACTGCGGCGGTGTTCGCCATCTGCGCTGGTGCCGGGCGATCGCCGATCTCCATCATTCTCGCCGGCCTCGTCGTCAACCTGACGCTTGGAACGATCTGTGCAATCATCATTCTCCTCTACCCGGAACGAAGCGAGGATCTGGTGCAATGGCAGACCGGCCGGCTGGAACAGACCAGCTGGACACCGGCGCTCGGCCTTGCACTTTGCCTGTTGTTCGGCTGGATCATCGTTGCATTCCTTTGTCGCCCCTTGCGTCTCCTCGAACTGAATGATGCCGTCGCGACATCGCTTGGCATGAAGCCGGCATGGTTACGCGGCATATCGCTCGCCGTCGCCATCGTGGTCGCAGGCTCGGTGGTCGCCACCGTCGGCACCATCGGTTTTGTCGGTCTGGCCGTTCCGGCCCTTGCCCGCGCGCTCGGAGCTCGCGATCTGCGGTCGCTTCTCTTGTGGGCACCTCTCTTCGGGGGCGCTCTCCTCGTCCTCGCCGACCAGGTCGTACAACTGCCAGCCTTGGCGAATGGACAGCTTCCGACGGGCATATTTGCATCGTTTCTCGGAGCGCCCGTGCTGCTGCTTCTTTTGTCGCGCGGCAAATCCGGTGCGCTCCGATCGCCACAGCAGCAGACAGCGATCCGCCGCGTTCGGATCGGAGCAAAGCACCTTCTCGTTATCATCACTTCTCTGGTCGCGTTAATCGTGATCAGCCTTTCGCTGGGTCGCGGTCCGTCGGGCTGGGAGTGGAGTACGGATATTGAGTTGATCACGCACTGGCGCGTCGTGCGGGTTGTGGCATCGCTTTTGGCTGGTGTCCTTCTCGGCATCAGCGGCGTTCTCGTTCAGCGCGTCACGGCCAATCCCATGGCAAGCCCAGAGGTCATTGGCATATCATCCGGTGCCACGCTTGGAGCGGTCACCCTCCTGTTCGTGTCGACGTCATTTACATCGGGCGATCTGCTCGCAGCCTGCGCCACCGGGGCGCTGCTGGTGACGTTGGCGATCGTCGCCATTGGCAGGCGCGCAGGCTTTGCGCCCGACAGGATCATCCTGATCGGCATCGCCCTGTCCACGATTGCAGGCACAATCAGCGCCTTCGTTATTGCCATGGGCGGCCCCGCGCGCGGCCTTCTCCTGTCCTGGTTTTCCGGTTCGACCTATCGCGTAACACAGGATCAGGCCACGCTGGTTGCGATCCTCGCCACACTGGCCCTGCTGGTGGTGCCGCTCTTCAACCGTCCGCTTGAACTGCTGGGTCTCGGAGAGGAAAGCGCCAGAGCTCTCGGCCTGCGAGTGCCGGGTGCGCGGGGTGCGATCATCCTCCTCAGTGCGATTGCAACGGCCGGTGCGACGATCATTGTCGGTCCCGCAAGCTTCGTCGGGCTGCTGGCTCCGCACATGGTGCGCCAGTTCGGCGTTGGCCGCGCCCTGCCCCAGATCTTCGCATCCGCGCTTGCTGGAGGAGCCCTGATGCTTGTTGCCGATTGGCTCGGGCGAACCCTGATCTTCCCATGGCAGATGCCCGCCGGGCTGCTCACGGCGCTGATCGGCGGCCCCCTCTTCCTCTATTCGATGCGTCAGCGACGCTGA
- a CDS encoding iron dicitrate transport regulator FecR — translation MSDGASDEDRLFEEAVDILIRIKSDPANPVALDIATRWLARSDKHREIWQEALEIHGMTGRILTDRRRAERKQAFAVSRRTLVMGGLLGTGGLLAAGYSAPSLILQARADVITSTAEIRRVALADGSVATLGPDSAIAAQIGPLRRDIELIQGMAFFEVAKDSSRPFAVRMDTMVTTALGTAFDVSEDGGLLNLSVSHGTVRADLPPAIGRPAMTLNAGEWLSLSTADGIVSTGTRDIGQIGSWRDGMIVVERERIAAVVARIARWKPGRVLIADPSLGRQPVSGVYDLKDPDLALEAVVQPYGGRVRELTPYLTVISAF, via the coding sequence TTGAGTGATGGTGCATCCGACGAGGATCGGCTGTTTGAAGAGGCGGTGGATATCCTGATCCGCATCAAGAGCGATCCGGCCAATCCCGTTGCACTCGACATCGCGACGCGCTGGCTGGCGCGCAGCGACAAGCATCGCGAGATCTGGCAGGAAGCGCTGGAAATCCATGGCATGACCGGCAGGATCCTCACGGACAGGCGCCGGGCGGAACGCAAGCAGGCATTCGCCGTGTCTCGCAGAACTCTGGTGATGGGCGGACTGCTGGGAACCGGAGGCCTGCTGGCAGCGGGTTACTCTGCCCCGAGCCTCATCCTCCAGGCACGCGCAGACGTCATCACCTCGACTGCCGAGATCAGGCGGGTGGCGCTTGCGGACGGCAGTGTCGCCACGCTCGGGCCGGACAGCGCCATCGCCGCGCAAATCGGTCCGCTACGCCGCGATATCGAGTTGATCCAGGGAATGGCGTTTTTCGAGGTGGCGAAGGACAGCTCTCGTCCGTTCGCCGTCCGTATGGATACCATGGTGACGACGGCACTCGGCACCGCCTTCGATGTGAGTGAAGACGGGGGCCTGCTCAACCTGTCGGTCAGCCACGGAACCGTGCGGGCCGATCTGCCGCCTGCGATCGGAAGACCGGCGATGACCCTGAACGCCGGTGAATGGTTGAGCCTTTCAACCGCTGACGGGATCGTTTCGACCGGAACCCGGGATATCGGACAGATCGGCAGCTGGCGCGACGGCATGATCGTGGTTGAGAGAGAACGTATCGCCGCGGTGGTTGCCCGCATCGCCCGCTGGAAACCCGGCCGCGTGCTGATCGCGGATCCGAGTCTTGGCCGCCAGCCGGTCAGCGGCGTCTACGACCTCAAGGACCCCGATCTCGCGCTGGAAGCGGTCGTTCAGCCCTATGGTGGCAGGGTCAGGGAATTGACCCCTTATCTGACGGTCATTTCCGCCTTCTGA